A region of Ferruginibacter albus DNA encodes the following proteins:
- the bshC gene encoding bacillithiol biosynthesis cysteine-adding enzyme BshC → MSISADCIKYEQTGYFGKLVTDYISANESIQPFYNHPVSIDGIRTAIAERKKFNTGRNLLVTELKKQYTTVETSQQVNVNIDLLLSENTFTITTAHQPNIFTGPLYFMYKILHVIKIAASLQQQLPQYKFVPVYYMGSEDADLEELNHIYINGEKYEWKTDQTGAVGRMKVDKNLLKLIEQMEGRLLVYPFGKEVIDIVRSSYKEGTTIEQSTFTLVNKLFAEYGLVVLLPDNAALKKAFIPIVEKELKENFSHKSVAETISKFPHEYKVQAAGREINLFYLKDDKRERIEAADPNLQAEIKEHPERFSPNVILRPVFQELILPNILFVGGGGEIGYWLELKKVFEAAGVPYPILTLRNSFLLICKERSEQVDKLKLSLTDLFKSEIDLLNELVKRETSIQLSLSKEKEQLINLYKNFQNLAGKADVSLMQHTEALQTKALKKIDALEKKMLKAEKKKFEAEQRHLHKLKSQLFPNNNLQERIDNGLCYYAKYGKEFIQRIYNYSLTLEQEFTVLTEE, encoded by the coding sequence ATGTCAATTTCCGCTGACTGTATTAAGTATGAGCAAACAGGCTATTTCGGCAAGTTAGTAACCGATTATATCTCCGCCAATGAATCAATACAGCCTTTTTATAATCATCCTGTTTCTATTGATGGAATTAGAACTGCGATTGCCGAAAGAAAGAAATTCAATACAGGCAGAAATCTTTTGGTTACTGAATTAAAAAAGCAATACACTACAGTCGAAACTTCCCAGCAGGTAAATGTCAATATAGATCTACTCTTAAGTGAAAACACATTTACTATTACTACGGCACATCAGCCCAATATTTTTACCGGTCCACTTTATTTTATGTATAAGATATTACATGTAATAAAAATTGCGGCATCCTTACAACAGCAATTACCTCAATATAAATTTGTTCCTGTTTATTACATGGGTAGCGAAGACGCAGACCTGGAAGAACTAAATCATATTTATATCAATGGAGAAAAATATGAATGGAAAACCGATCAAACAGGCGCTGTTGGCAGAATGAAGGTTGATAAAAACCTGTTGAAATTAATAGAACAAATGGAAGGAAGATTATTGGTGTATCCTTTTGGCAAAGAAGTGATCGATATAGTAAGATCGAGTTACAAAGAAGGTACAACCATTGAACAATCAACCTTTACATTGGTAAATAAATTATTTGCCGAATATGGCTTGGTTGTTTTATTGCCGGATAATGCTGCATTAAAAAAAGCATTTATTCCAATTGTTGAAAAGGAGCTGAAAGAAAATTTTTCACATAAATCAGTCGCAGAAACCATCTCAAAATTTCCACACGAATACAAGGTACAAGCGGCAGGAAGAGAGATAAATTTGTTTTACTTAAAAGATGATAAAAGAGAAAGGATAGAAGCTGCCGATCCTAATTTGCAAGCTGAAATAAAAGAACATCCTGAACGGTTTAGTCCAAATGTAATTCTCCGCCCTGTTTTCCAGGAATTGATCTTACCGAATATTTTATTTGTTGGTGGTGGTGGAGAAATCGGCTATTGGCTGGAATTGAAAAAAGTCTTTGAAGCAGCCGGCGTTCCTTACCCGATCCTTACTTTGCGTAATTCTTTTTTATTGATCTGTAAAGAAAGAAGCGAACAGGTAGATAAACTCAAGCTTTCTCTAACAGACTTATTTAAAAGCGAAATAGATCTGTTAAATGAATTGGTAAAAAGAGAAACGTCTATTCAATTATCACTTAGCAAAGAAAAAGAACAGTTAATTAACCTCTATAAAAATTTTCAAAACCTTGCAGGTAAAGCAGATGTTTCTTTAATGCAACATACAGAAGCATTGCAAACAAAAGCATTGAAAAAAATAGATGCTTTGGAAAAGAAAATGCTGAAAGCTGAAAAGAAAAAATTCGAAGCTGAACAACGACATCTTCACAAACTAAAATCACAACTGTTCCCTAATAACAATCTGCAGGAAAGAATCGATAATGGCTTATGCTATTATGCTAAATACGGAAAAGAGTTTATTCAACGTATTTACAACTATTCATTAACCCTAGAACAAGAGTTTACTGTTTTAACGGAAGAATAA
- the purE gene encoding 5-(carboxyamino)imidazole ribonucleotide mutase — MSALVGIIMGSESDLDIMKGAAEMLRQFEVEPELTIVSAHRTPDRLADYAKNAKSRGLKVIIAGAGGAAHLPGMVAAQTVLPVIGVPVKSSNSIDGWDSILSILQMPYGVPVATVALNNAKNAGILAAQILALHDTTIAAKLEAYKEYLDDIVMESVKNTKSAGFRNDYDM, encoded by the coding sequence ATGTCTGCACTTGTAGGAATTATAATGGGAAGCGAAAGCGACCTTGACATTATGAAAGGCGCTGCTGAAATGCTGCGCCAGTTTGAAGTTGAACCCGAATTGACAATCGTGTCTGCCCACCGAACTCCTGATCGCTTAGCCGATTACGCAAAAAATGCCAAATCAAGAGGATTGAAAGTTATTATTGCCGGTGCTGGTGGTGCCGCACATTTACCGGGTATGGTTGCTGCCCAAACCGTTTTACCGGTTATCGGTGTTCCCGTTAAATCTTCTAACTCAATCGATGGATGGGATTCCATCTTGTCTATTTTACAAATGCCTTACGGTGTGCCGGTTGCAACGGTGGCTTTAAACAATGCAAAAAATGCAGGTATTTTGGCTGCACAGATTTTGGCTTTACACGATACTACCATTGCTGCCAAACTGGAAGCTTATAAAGAATACCTGGATGACATTGTAATGGAAAGCGTAAAGAATACGAAGAGCGCCGGGTTTAGGAATGATTATGATATGTAA
- the rimO gene encoding 30S ribosomal protein S12 methylthiotransferase RimO, whose product MKTRRLQQDKVNIITLGCSKNMVDSEVLSGQLQANDIDVVHESSKRDHNIVIVNTCGFIEKAKEESINTILEQVDLKRSGKLDKVYVTGCLSERYKNNLEEEIPEVDAYFGTMELPLILKQLEADYKAELVGERLLSTPQHYAYMKISEGCNRTCSFCAIPLMRGQHVSKPIEFLVDEAKRLVDKGVKEVMLIAQELTYYGLDIYKKRELPKLLHALADVKGLEWIRLHYAYPSKFPIEIIDAMKERDNICNYLDMPLQHAANNVLNLMKRQITREEMEELVGEIRLRIPDICLRTTLIAGFPGETRDDVDELKTFLQKMRFDRVGIFTYSHEEGTSAYDMKDDIPAEEKEARAQEIMEVQQEISYEKNQEKVGKTFKVLIDKKEAGRYLGRTEFDSVEVDNEVIIQSKKKLTIGEFVNVKITKAYDYDIEGEVV is encoded by the coding sequence ATGAAGACAAGAAGGTTGCAACAGGACAAGGTTAATATTATTACTTTGGGGTGTAGTAAAAATATGGTTGACAGCGAAGTATTAAGCGGTCAGCTACAGGCAAATGATATTGATGTAGTACATGAAAGCAGCAAAAGAGACCACAATATTGTAATCGTAAATACTTGCGGATTTATAGAAAAAGCGAAAGAAGAAAGTATAAATACTATCCTTGAGCAGGTAGATTTAAAGCGTAGCGGAAAATTAGACAAAGTTTATGTTACCGGTTGCCTCAGTGAACGTTATAAAAATAACCTTGAAGAAGAAATTCCTGAAGTGGATGCTTATTTCGGAACGATGGAACTGCCTTTGATCTTAAAACAATTAGAAGCAGACTATAAAGCAGAATTGGTGGGAGAGCGCTTATTGAGCACGCCACAACATTATGCTTATATGAAGATCAGCGAAGGATGTAACCGTACCTGCAGCTTTTGTGCTATTCCCTTAATGCGTGGGCAACATGTAAGCAAACCCATTGAGTTTTTGGTAGATGAAGCCAAGCGTTTGGTAGATAAAGGTGTAAAGGAAGTTATGTTGATCGCACAGGAATTGACCTATTATGGACTGGATATCTATAAAAAACGGGAATTACCTAAATTATTGCATGCGTTGGCTGATGTAAAAGGTTTGGAATGGATTCGCCTGCATTATGCATATCCGTCAAAATTTCCTATCGAGATCATTGATGCGATGAAGGAAAGGGATAATATTTGTAATTATCTTGATATGCCTTTGCAGCATGCCGCCAACAATGTCTTGAACTTGATGAAGCGCCAGATAACAAGAGAAGAAATGGAAGAGTTGGTGGGAGAAATTCGTCTACGCATCCCCGATATATGTCTTAGAACTACCTTAATTGCCGGTTTTCCGGGAGAAACAAGAGATGATGTGGATGAATTAAAAACATTTTTACAAAAGATGCGTTTTGACAGGGTTGGTATTTTTACATACAGTCACGAAGAAGGGACAAGCGCTTACGATATGAAAGACGACATTCCTGCTGAAGAAAAAGAAGCAAGAGCGCAGGAAATAATGGAAGTGCAGCAGGAGATAAGCTATGAAAAGAACCAGGAAAAAGTTGGTAAGACATTTAAAGTGTTGATCGATAAAAAAGAAGCCGGAAGGTATTTAGGTCGCACTGAGTTTGATAGTGTAGAAGTGGATAACGAAGTGATTATTCAAAGCAAAAAGAAACTGACAATCGGAGAATTTGTAAACGTAAAAATTACAAAAGCTTACGATTATGATATAGAAGGGGAAGTAGTGTAA
- a CDS encoding efflux RND transporter periplasmic adaptor subunit encodes MPVKNLSILGSIFSVFILVSCHSKKDVKPKKDAPVIVDVLIAKSQSVDNTIEANGTIIANNSVQLHPEVVGRLVYLNIPEGKAVKKGTVLARLNDADLQAQLAKSKVQLDLYQKTEERLKQLLDVNGVNQADYDAALNNVNGTKADIQYTQALIDKTIIKAPFDGVIGLRQVSIGAYVSPSDVIASMQQTNGIRIDFTLPEQYSDVIKIGGKVNLEVDAANEAKRTATIIAMEPQINQDSRNMTVRAIVQDGKGNIGSFVKVLVDVGANKKAILVPTNSIIPDDKNNQVIVVKNDKANFVNVQIGIRQANNVEIVKGINEGDTVVVTGVLFAKPKAALKVRKAKTLEQFASEQ; translated from the coding sequence ATGCCCGTCAAAAATCTTTCGATACTTGGTTCCATTTTTTCCGTATTCATTTTGGTATCCTGCCATTCAAAAAAAGATGTAAAGCCAAAAAAAGATGCTCCTGTTATTGTGGACGTATTAATAGCAAAGTCACAAAGCGTTGACAATACTATTGAAGCCAACGGAACAATCATTGCAAATAATTCTGTTCAATTACATCCTGAAGTTGTAGGAAGACTAGTATACTTAAATATTCCTGAAGGTAAGGCTGTAAAAAAAGGAACGGTGTTGGCAAGATTGAATGATGCAGACCTTCAGGCTCAACTTGCCAAATCAAAAGTGCAGTTAGACCTTTACCAAAAAACAGAAGAACGTTTAAAACAATTATTGGATGTAAATGGTGTGAACCAGGCAGACTATGATGCGGCATTGAATAATGTAAATGGTACCAAAGCGGATATTCAATACACACAGGCATTGATCGATAAAACTATTATCAAAGCGCCGTTTGATGGGGTGATTGGGTTAAGACAAGTCAGCATAGGTGCTTATGTTTCTCCTTCTGATGTAATTGCATCCATGCAACAAACAAATGGAATAAGGATTGATTTTACGTTGCCGGAACAATACAGCGATGTTATAAAAATTGGCGGTAAAGTAAATTTAGAAGTAGATGCTGCCAATGAAGCAAAACGTACTGCAACAATCATTGCTATGGAACCACAGATAAATCAAGACTCACGTAATATGACAGTACGTGCAATTGTGCAGGATGGAAAAGGAAATATAGGTTCGTTTGTAAAAGTTTTGGTTGATGTTGGCGCTAATAAAAAAGCAATCTTAGTTCCTACCAATTCAATAATACCGGATGATAAAAACAACCAGGTGATAGTAGTGAAAAATGATAAAGCAAATTTTGTGAACGTACAGATTGGAATACGGCAAGCAAACAATGTAGAAATAGTGAAAGGTATAAATGAAGGAGATACAGTAGTTGTAACAGGCGTATTGTTTGCAAAACCAAAAGCCGCTTTAAAAGTGCGTAAGGCAAAAACATTGGAACAGTTTGCTTCAGAGCAATAA
- a CDS encoding lysozyme inhibitor LprI family protein: MTNLKIIKITFLFCLTYLAGFSQTIKTIDSLETQYQSCLDQGDRMLRCSETFYYQIDSLLNVRYKKLRSMCDSTQKKNLKSEQLAWLSKRDKQFKSYRQQVYKEAKKGGYNGGEDETMIITDKNAQFVKARLIELIKSLPKDYSIAK; encoded by the coding sequence TTGACAAATCTTAAGATCATAAAGATCACTTTTTTATTTTGCTTGACCTATTTGGCCGGATTCTCTCAAACAATAAAAACAATTGATAGTTTAGAAACTCAATACCAGTCCTGCTTAGACCAAGGAGATCGGATGTTGAGATGTTCAGAAACATTTTACTACCAAATAGACAGTTTGCTGAATGTTAGATATAAGAAGCTTCGATCGATGTGTGACAGTACTCAAAAGAAAAATCTTAAAAGCGAACAGCTTGCGTGGCTTTCAAAAAGAGATAAACAATTTAAATCATATCGACAACAAGTATATAAAGAAGCTAAAAAAGGAGGTTATAATGGCGGAGAAGACGAGACGATGATTATTACTGATAAAAATGCACAATTTGTGAAAGCCAGGCTTATTGAATTAATTAAAAGCTTACCTAAAGATTACTCTATTGCTAAGTAA